In Luteitalea sp. TBR-22, one genomic interval encodes:
- a CDS encoding response regulator transcription factor, whose product MTVPTASTVLVVEDEPGLSRGLEINLKREGYRVVVAATGEAGLDLAIRHQPQLILLDVTLPGMNGFDVCREVRARGMDVPIIFLTARTEELDRVLGLELGADDYVVKPFMLRELLARVRTRLRRHSPKPAALQRYRLGEVDIDFDAQVARRGSEPVEFTAREFDLLRLFIACRGQVVTRDRILDEVWGYEAGTTTRTVDNFVLRLRQKLEPVPSEPRYFLTVYGSGYKFVG is encoded by the coding sequence ATGACTGTGCCGACGGCGTCCACCGTGCTGGTGGTCGAGGACGAACCCGGGCTGTCGCGTGGACTCGAGATCAACCTGAAGCGCGAAGGGTATCGGGTGGTCGTGGCCGCCACCGGCGAGGCCGGCCTCGACCTGGCCATCCGGCACCAGCCGCAGCTGATCCTGCTCGACGTGACCCTCCCCGGCATGAACGGCTTCGACGTGTGCCGCGAGGTCCGCGCCCGTGGCATGGACGTGCCGATCATCTTCCTCACGGCGCGTACCGAGGAGCTCGATCGCGTGCTGGGCCTCGAACTCGGCGCCGACGACTACGTGGTCAAGCCGTTCATGCTGCGCGAGCTGCTCGCCCGGGTGCGGACCCGCCTGCGCCGCCACTCGCCGAAGCCGGCGGCGCTGCAGCGCTACCGGCTCGGCGAGGTGGACATCGACTTCGACGCGCAGGTGGCGCGGCGTGGCAGCGAGCCCGTGGAGTTCACGGCGCGCGAATTCGACCTGCTCAGGCTGTTCATCGCGTGCCGCGGCCAGGTGGTGACGCGCGACCGCATCCTCGACGAGGTGTGGGGCTACGAGGCGGGCACGACGACGCGGACGGTGGACAACTTCGTGCTTCGATTGCGGCAGAAGCTCGAGCCCGTGCCGTCGGAGCCGCGATACTTCCTGACCGTGTACGGGAGCGGCTACAAGTTCGTGGGCTGA
- a CDS encoding tetratricopeptide repeat protein — protein sequence MALAGALVLGREGPRTAPLQAQAPSAPTEQGPSASAVLQRGITLMETRGDCAGAVPLFTQAARSREPVVAARALLLRGQCEERLGRAEAARGSYERLLRDFPGSDIVIEARRRLDRLVAAAAEGAFPGLASRRLPLPSQVPSGSVSRDGRFLAYHDEDGVARRMATATGRAEALVFGSDPVDGSRAVPLLLSPDGQRVAYTWHARATRAPGGGPAAPTMELRVMALPAGPQETLVPQGDARSVRPVAWSADGRQVFALATDPAYRVRLIVVDLDTHDVQRLADFAFFEPFRVSPHPDGASVAYDAPTAGAARDIFLLDVKTRTPVPLVRHPANDVLPEFMPDGRGVLFVSDRLGPLSLWLQRIKDGRPVGEPQIVRRDVGRFWPIGLTTTGSFVHALQVDLPDIRLARLDATGRFEEAALSLTTQFAGANTGPEWSPDGTSMAYLSSRGAMSTGPGSTLLVVRDRTTGVERTLQPDLIHFQGPRWSPDGTRLLVRGQGTNDRYGFFLVDARTGAVQPVFAMEDVERETDLGAYQWVPGREAVTYALNNTAIRTLDLRTETSTDVVPLRPGLRITAGRGLAWDADARRLAYSTFEGNARAWTNVLYLREAGGETRELLRAEGRDDLRLMGWMPDGRSLLVLRGFERRDGPEGKTELWRVPVDGTAPVFTGIAQPGLRNVTMHPEGKEVAYVYGGSAWATWALDGLR from the coding sequence GTGGCCCTTGCGGGGGCGCTGGTGCTCGGGCGGGAGGGTCCGCGCACCGCGCCGCTGCAGGCGCAGGCGCCGTCGGCGCCGACGGAACAGGGGCCGTCGGCGTCGGCGGTCCTTCAGCGCGGCATCACGCTGATGGAGACGCGGGGCGACTGCGCAGGAGCCGTCCCGTTGTTCACGCAGGCCGCGCGATCCAGGGAGCCCGTGGTCGCGGCACGGGCCCTGCTCCTGCGCGGGCAGTGCGAGGAGCGTCTCGGCCGCGCCGAGGCGGCGCGCGGCTCCTACGAGCGCCTCCTCCGTGACTTCCCGGGCTCCGACATCGTCATCGAGGCACGACGACGCCTCGACCGCCTCGTCGCGGCGGCCGCCGAGGGCGCCTTCCCGGGACTCGCCTCGCGACGACTGCCGCTGCCCAGCCAGGTGCCGTCGGGCTCGGTGTCGCGAGACGGTCGTTTCCTCGCCTATCACGACGAGGACGGCGTCGCGCGTCGCATGGCGACCGCCACGGGCCGGGCCGAAGCGCTGGTGTTCGGGTCCGACCCGGTGGACGGCAGTCGTGCCGTGCCGCTCCTCCTCTCGCCCGACGGCCAGCGCGTTGCCTACACGTGGCACGCGCGCGCCACCCGGGCTCCGGGCGGAGGACCCGCGGCGCCGACGATGGAACTGCGGGTCATGGCCCTGCCGGCAGGCCCGCAGGAGACGCTCGTGCCGCAGGGCGACGCGCGCTCTGTACGCCCGGTCGCGTGGTCGGCCGACGGGCGCCAGGTGTTCGCCCTGGCGACCGACCCGGCGTACCGCGTCCGGCTGATCGTCGTCGACCTTGACACGCACGACGTCCAGAGGCTGGCCGACTTCGCGTTCTTCGAGCCCTTCCGGGTCTCGCCCCATCCGGATGGGGCGTCGGTGGCCTACGACGCGCCGACGGCCGGCGCGGCGCGCGACATCTTCCTGCTCGACGTGAAGACCCGGACGCCCGTCCCGCTGGTCCGGCATCCTGCCAACGACGTGCTGCCGGAGTTCATGCCCGACGGGCGCGGCGTGCTCTTCGTGAGCGACCGGCTCGGGCCGCTGTCGCTGTGGCTGCAGCGCATCAAGGACGGCCGGCCGGTCGGTGAACCGCAGATCGTCAGGCGCGACGTCGGCCGATTCTGGCCGATCGGCCTGACGACCACCGGGAGCTTCGTCCATGCGCTGCAGGTCGACCTGCCGGACATCCGCCTTGCGCGGCTCGACGCGACCGGACGCTTCGAGGAAGCCGCCCTCTCGCTGACGACGCAGTTCGCCGGAGCCAACACCGGTCCCGAGTGGTCGCCAGACGGGACATCGATGGCCTACCTCTCGTCGCGCGGTGCGATGAGCACCGGCCCCGGCTCGACGCTGCTCGTGGTGCGCGACCGGACGACCGGCGTCGAGCGGACGCTGCAGCCCGACCTGATCCACTTCCAGGGGCCGCGCTGGTCGCCCGACGGGACCCGCCTGCTCGTGCGCGGGCAGGGCACCAACGACCGGTACGGGTTCTTCCTCGTCGATGCCCGGACGGGTGCGGTGCAACCCGTGTTCGCGATGGAGGATGTGGAGCGGGAGACCGACCTCGGCGCCTACCAGTGGGTGCCGGGACGCGAGGCCGTCACCTACGCCCTGAACAACACGGCGATCCGGACGCTCGACCTGCGGACGGAGACGTCCACCGACGTCGTGCCGCTGCGGCCTGGTCTTCGAATCACGGCCGGCCGCGGACTGGCGTGGGACGCCGACGCGAGGCGTCTCGCGTACTCGACGTTCGAGGGCAACGCCAGGGCCTGGACGAACGTGTTGTACCTGCGCGAGGCCGGCGGCGAGACCCGCGAACTGCTGCGGGCGGAGGGCCGAGACGACCTGCGTCTGATGGGCTGGATGCCCGACGGGCGATCGCTGCTGGTGCTGCGCGGCTTCGAGCGCCGCGACGGCCCCGAGGGCAAGACCGAGTTGTGGCGGGTGCCGGTCGATGGCACGGCGCCGGTGTTCACCGGCATCGCGCAGCCAGGGCTCCGCAACGTCACGATGCACCCGGAGGGGAAGGAGGTGGCTTACGTGTACGGCGGGAGCGCCTGGGCGACGTGGGCGCTGGACGGCCTGCGGTGA
- a CDS encoding tetratricopeptide repeat protein, whose protein sequence is MPSVRRGRIALGLVCALLAGREGPASRAQAPSTSSPASGALQRAITLVETRGDCRGALPELDIAARSTDAAVAPRALLLRGQCLERLGRPADARAAYDGLVTRFPTHPLTRQARRRAQVLAAPTKGAIAAPSLTLRRLDVGDAVHSGSLSGDGRYVAFHDSDSVPFRRDLLTGRAEKLTLGGETDGTRAEVLLLSRDGQQLAFMWEVDGRSELRLAPAVNGGAAVTLVPAGAWQAIRPVAWTPDGSTILVITTDFEFRLALQAVAVRARRLDRLAGLGFVDPFHVSLSPDGRQVLFDHANGSGPRDIVLLDLASRRLTPLVTHAANDVMPVFLPDGRSFLFASDRLGPLSLWRHPLGEDSANESTLVRRDIGRIWAVGMTPAGVFVHGLQTGMVDVHTVRLGDDGRLAEQARPVSATFAGYNQAPDWSPDGESLVYASTRGATIGGVGSRALVIRDRSTGHERLLYPDMLFFNAPRWSPDGTRILVKGRLASTNKWGEYIVDARTGAVTPVVVASQLMDETELGPHQWVPGREAILLARYGKGLVEVDLATGAEKTLVPLEPGVNITAPRGCAYAPDGRTLAWSTVERSAGRGNETVLRVREPGGSVRELLRSVGPEWLMLMDWAPDGQAVYVVRHFAARSGALPARAELWRVPIDGSAPSDMGLSAPSLRAVSVHPDGRRIAYVTGFPTWEIWALEGLK, encoded by the coding sequence ATGCCATCCGTCCGGCGGGGCCGCATCGCCCTCGGCCTCGTGTGTGCGCTGCTGGCCGGGAGGGAGGGCCCGGCCAGCAGGGCTCAGGCGCCCTCGACGTCGTCTCCGGCGTCGGGGGCGCTGCAGCGTGCCATCACGCTGGTCGAGACGCGCGGTGACTGCCGCGGTGCCCTGCCCGAGCTCGACATTGCGGCACGCAGTACGGACGCCGCCGTTGCGCCGCGGGCGCTCCTGCTGCGCGGCCAGTGCCTCGAACGGCTGGGGCGACCGGCCGACGCGCGCGCGGCCTACGACGGCCTCGTCACGCGCTTTCCGACTCACCCGCTGACCCGCCAGGCCCGCCGGCGTGCGCAGGTCCTCGCCGCACCGACCAAGGGCGCGATCGCCGCGCCGTCGCTCACGCTGCGCCGCCTTGATGTCGGCGACGCGGTGCACTCGGGTTCGCTTTCGGGCGATGGACGATACGTGGCCTTCCACGACTCCGATTCGGTGCCGTTCCGTCGCGACCTGCTCACCGGTCGCGCCGAGAAGCTGACGCTCGGCGGCGAAACGGACGGCACTCGCGCGGAAGTCCTCCTGCTGTCCCGCGACGGGCAGCAATTGGCCTTCATGTGGGAGGTCGATGGACGCAGCGAACTGCGACTTGCCCCTGCGGTCAATGGTGGCGCAGCGGTCACGCTGGTACCCGCGGGGGCGTGGCAGGCCATCCGTCCGGTAGCCTGGACCCCCGACGGCTCGACGATCCTGGTCATCACGACCGACTTCGAGTTCCGCCTGGCCCTGCAGGCAGTCGCGGTGCGTGCCCGGCGCCTCGACCGCCTGGCTGGCCTCGGCTTTGTCGATCCCTTTCATGTGTCCCTGTCACCAGACGGACGTCAGGTGCTGTTCGATCACGCGAACGGCTCTGGTCCCCGCGACATCGTGTTGCTCGACCTGGCCTCGCGGCGACTGACGCCGCTGGTCACGCACGCGGCCAATGACGTGATGCCGGTCTTCCTGCCCGACGGCCGGTCGTTCCTGTTCGCCTCCGACCGCCTCGGCCCCTTGTCGCTCTGGCGTCACCCCCTGGGCGAGGACTCGGCGAATGAGTCGACGCTGGTCCGGCGAGACATCGGCCGTATCTGGGCGGTGGGCATGACCCCGGCCGGCGTTTTCGTGCACGGCCTGCAGACGGGCATGGTCGACGTGCACACGGTTCGACTTGGCGACGATGGACGACTCGCCGAGCAAGCCAGGCCCGTATCTGCCACGTTCGCGGGGTACAACCAGGCGCCCGACTGGTCACCCGACGGAGAGTCCCTCGTGTACGCGTCGACGCGGGGGGCGACAATCGGGGGCGTTGGCTCGCGGGCTCTGGTGATTCGTGACCGCTCTACTGGACATGAGCGGCTGTTGTACCCCGACATGCTGTTCTTCAATGCGCCACGCTGGTCACCCGACGGGACGCGCATTCTCGTGAAGGGACGGCTCGCGTCCACGAACAAGTGGGGCGAGTACATCGTCGACGCCCGTACGGGCGCCGTCACCCCGGTGGTTGTTGCCAGCCAACTCATGGACGAGACCGAACTGGGCCCTCACCAATGGGTGCCAGGTCGTGAGGCGATCCTGCTGGCCCGGTACGGCAAGGGACTCGTCGAAGTCGATCTCGCGACGGGGGCGGAGAAGACGCTCGTGCCCCTGGAGCCTGGCGTCAACATCACGGCACCACGGGGGTGTGCCTACGCGCCTGACGGCCGCACGCTGGCTTGGTCAACAGTCGAACGCTCGGCTGGTCGTGGCAACGAGACGGTTCTGCGTGTGCGCGAACCCGGCGGCTCGGTGCGCGAGTTGCTGCGGTCCGTCGGGCCGGAGTGGCTGATGCTCATGGACTGGGCACCGGATGGACAAGCGGTGTACGTGGTGCGGCATTTTGCCGCGCGTTCCGGTGCGCTCCCTGCGCGGGCCGAACTGTGGCGCGTGCCCATCGATGGGAGTGCGCCGAGCGACATGGGACTGTCGGCGCCGTCGCTTCGCGCTGTGTCAGTGCATCCCGATGGCCGCAGGATTGCGTACGTCACCGGTTTCCCGACGTGGGAGATCTGGGCGTTGGAGGGGCTCAAGTAA
- a CDS encoding family 43 glycosylhydrolase has product MLQVKSVTRLVAACVAAGAWLTVPTTLVPLRAQPAAGAPSTWCNPLPIPDYPIGRLVRGIDVGSPVDPSHLWLVDRAAQYRELADPTALWHEGAWYLYPSVDMAWVSRDAGATWTHHPLNVRDIGYAPTVVKHRGRFLLMASDSDLYASASPLGPFERLGRIGLPARGGWPSLIDPALFSDEDGRLYYYWGNSPSAGLWGVELDAEDPTRIKGTPIELLRFQSEQHRWERVGDYNQNPHIGWVEGAWVLRIGSRYYLTYGAAGTENRTYAMGAYVSDSPLGPFTPQRRNPFMRNVHGLLTGTAHGSISRGPGGHLWAFYTLRATVTHGFERRLGMDRVEVDADGELFVRQATSTPQWLPGREPAGATTADTGWLPLNVGVQTVASSTTPQAPARQTVDEDLRTWWEPATGDTQPTVTSRLSTRSTVRAVRLAWRDVGLDTRRGVVPGPFRYRIEGETAPGKWQVLLDRSASTTDLLIDYRELPATSVTRVRVVVVGAPKGITPGIAQFTVFGLADPLPPRQ; this is encoded by the coding sequence ATGCTGCAGGTGAAGAGTGTGACCCGCCTCGTCGCGGCGTGCGTGGCCGCGGGTGCCTGGCTGACGGTGCCGACCACCCTCGTGCCGCTGCGCGCGCAGCCAGCGGCGGGTGCGCCGTCGACCTGGTGCAATCCGCTCCCGATCCCGGACTACCCCATCGGGCGCCTGGTGCGCGGCATCGACGTCGGCTCGCCCGTCGACCCGTCGCATCTCTGGCTCGTCGATCGCGCGGCGCAGTACCGCGAACTCGCCGACCCCACCGCGCTCTGGCACGAGGGCGCGTGGTACCTGTATCCGTCGGTCGACATGGCGTGGGTCAGTCGCGACGCGGGCGCCACGTGGACGCATCACCCGTTGAACGTGCGCGACATCGGGTACGCGCCGACCGTCGTGAAGCACCGCGGGCGGTTCCTGTTGATGGCCTCCGATTCCGACCTGTACGCGTCGGCCTCGCCGCTCGGGCCCTTCGAACGACTCGGTCGAATCGGGCTGCCGGCGCGCGGCGGGTGGCCGTCGCTCATCGACCCGGCGCTGTTCTCTGACGAGGACGGGCGGCTGTACTACTACTGGGGCAACTCGCCGAGCGCGGGCCTCTGGGGTGTCGAGCTCGACGCCGAGGACCCGACGCGCATCAAGGGCACGCCGATCGAGCTGCTGCGATTCCAGTCGGAGCAGCATCGGTGGGAGCGCGTCGGCGACTACAACCAGAACCCGCACATCGGCTGGGTGGAGGGTGCGTGGGTGCTGCGGATCGGCTCGCGCTACTACCTCACGTACGGCGCGGCCGGCACCGAGAACCGCACCTACGCGATGGGCGCGTACGTCAGCGACTCGCCGCTGGGGCCGTTCACGCCGCAGCGGCGCAATCCGTTCATGCGCAACGTGCACGGCCTGCTGACCGGCACGGCGCACGGCAGTATCTCGCGCGGCCCCGGCGGCCACCTGTGGGCGTTCTACACGCTGCGTGCGACGGTCACGCACGGCTTCGAGCGTCGCCTCGGGATGGACCGCGTGGAGGTCGACGCGGACGGGGAGTTGTTCGTGCGACAGGCCACCAGCACGCCGCAGTGGCTGCCCGGCCGCGAGCCTGCGGGAGCGACGACGGCGGACACGGGCTGGCTGCCGCTGAACGTCGGCGTGCAGACGGTGGCATCGAGCACGACGCCGCAGGCTCCGGCGCGCCAGACCGTCGACGAGGACCTGCGCACGTGGTGGGAACCGGCGACTGGCGACACGCAGCCGACCGTGACCAGCCGCCTCAGCACGCGCTCGACGGTGCGGGCGGTGCGGCTCGCGTGGCGCGACGTCGGACTCGACACGCGGCGTGGCGTCGTCCCCGGCCCCTTCCGCTATCGCATCGAGGGCGAGACCGCACCGGGCAAGTGGCAGGTGCTGCTCGATCGCAGCGCGAGCACGACGGACCTGCTGATCGACTACCGGGAGCTACCGGCGACGTCGGTCACCCGCGTGCGTGTGGTCGTGGTCGGCGCGCCGAAGGGCATCACGCCGGGAATCGCCCAGTTCACCGTCTTCGGGCTGGCCGACCCGCTACCGCCCCGGCAGTAG
- a CDS encoding Gfo/Idh/MocA family protein, whose protein sequence is MANRRTFLKAVAIGAAASRVAASDRVRVAFIGAGLIGTRHLIDFAAQPDVDVVAIADVSPPRLTAAVKRTGGRAEPVTDFRRLLDRKDIDAIVVSTPDHWHALMTIMACAAGKDVYVEKPLTHVVREGDWMIDAATRHRRIVQVGTQQRSGKHYRRAAELVRNGHIGVVRHVHIRATRNISPGFMRPVAEPMLDAAAWDMWLGPAPLVPFDARRGLYHFRWFWDYSGGQTTNLLAHDLDIVQWMTGAMPRRVSAFARRSLEGFGETPDACEAIYEFPEFLLTWTSSEVSAGRWRGLEIGGTKGTLTINRAGLQVVPDREIPADDQIPTPEFAAGTPREYPLRTEALTDEGYQQVRDQFVPHVRDFLESIRTRRPPVSDLRSSQATNVGCHLANIALRVGRVVTWDAAANTIAGDREAEALLTKTYRAPWDRELRAVVGGA, encoded by the coding sequence ATGGCGAATCGACGGACCTTCCTGAAGGCCGTGGCCATCGGCGCGGCCGCGTCGCGGGTGGCTGCCAGCGACCGCGTGCGCGTCGCCTTCATCGGCGCAGGCCTCATCGGCACGCGGCACCTGATCGACTTCGCCGCGCAGCCCGACGTCGACGTCGTCGCCATCGCCGACGTCTCGCCGCCCCGACTGACCGCCGCCGTGAAGCGCACCGGCGGGCGCGCCGAACCCGTCACCGACTTCCGGCGCCTGCTCGACCGCAAGGACATCGACGCCATCGTCGTCTCGACGCCGGACCACTGGCACGCGTTGATGACGATCATGGCGTGCGCCGCAGGCAAGGACGTGTACGTCGAGAAGCCGCTGACGCACGTCGTGCGCGAGGGCGACTGGATGATCGACGCCGCGACGCGCCACCGCCGCATCGTGCAGGTGGGCACGCAGCAGCGGTCGGGGAAGCACTACCGACGAGCCGCCGAGCTCGTGCGGAACGGGCACATCGGGGTGGTGCGGCACGTCCACATCCGTGCCACCCGCAACATCTCGCCAGGCTTCATGCGTCCCGTCGCCGAGCCGATGCTCGACGCGGCCGCGTGGGACATGTGGCTCGGCCCGGCGCCCCTGGTGCCCTTCGACGCAAGGCGTGGCCTCTACCACTTCCGCTGGTTCTGGGACTACTCGGGCGGCCAGACCACCAACCTGCTGGCGCACGACCTCGACATCGTGCAGTGGATGACCGGCGCGATGCCGCGGCGGGTGTCGGCGTTCGCCCGCCGCTCGCTCGAGGGCTTCGGCGAGACCCCCGATGCGTGCGAGGCGATTTACGAGTTCCCCGAGTTCCTGCTGACGTGGACCAGCTCCGAGGTGTCGGCGGGGCGCTGGCGGGGGCTCGAGATCGGCGGCACGAAGGGCACGCTCACGATCAACAGGGCAGGCCTGCAGGTCGTGCCCGACCGCGAGATTCCTGCCGACGACCAGATTCCGACCCCCGAGTTCGCGGCCGGGACACCCCGTGAGTATCCGCTGCGGACCGAGGCCTTGACCGACGAAGGCTACCAGCAGGTGCGCGACCAGTTCGTGCCGCACGTGCGCGACTTCCTCGAGAGCATCCGCACCCGTCGTCCTCCGGTGTCGGACCTGCGCAGCTCGCAGGCCACCAACGTCGGGTGTCACCTGGCCAACATCGCGCTGCGCGTCGGGCGCGTCGTCACCTGGGACGCGGCGGCCAACACCATCGCCGGCGACCGCGAGGCCGAGGCGCTGCTCACCAAGACGTACCGAGCCCCGTGGGACCGCGAGCTGCGCGCCGTGGTCGGAGGCGCGTGA
- a CDS encoding sugar phosphate isomerase/epimerase yields MDRRRFFGALGAALALPRDVALGAAPRSSLWLAYTSFAVRLRYGRDTKGTTPPFGPEALAEMCRRVGSTGAQLDFGQLQAGSDAIDRAAAAYRDRQLGLEVSMPSRALESPEAYAEAVAIARALGARCARVALLSGRRYETFETAAAWQGFASRWREMLLRMRPEFERHRFHVGIENHKDWLAPELVSLLRAIDSPYVGACVDFGNNLALLEDPDDTIAQLAPFAVTTHVKDMAVRVTREGFELSEVPLGQGLLPLARYVGMIGKARPDARFCLEMMTRDPLVVPFRTDRYWAPFEAASRAPARLRAFEDRVLARATRDLPRVTGLAPERQLALEVDNVAACVAHARDVLHLEAPDA; encoded by the coding sequence ATGGACAGACGCCGGTTCTTCGGCGCCCTGGGCGCCGCGCTCGCCCTGCCGCGAGATGTCGCGCTCGGCGCCGCGCCGCGCTCGTCGCTGTGGCTGGCCTACACCAGCTTCGCCGTCCGCCTGCGATACGGCCGCGACACGAAGGGAACCACGCCGCCGTTCGGCCCCGAGGCGCTTGCGGAGATGTGCCGTCGCGTCGGATCGACAGGAGCCCAACTGGATTTCGGGCAGCTGCAGGCCGGGAGTGACGCGATTGACCGCGCGGCGGCGGCGTACCGGGACCGGCAGCTCGGGCTGGAAGTGTCCATGCCGTCGCGCGCGCTCGAGTCCCCCGAGGCGTATGCCGAGGCGGTGGCCATCGCCCGGGCGCTCGGCGCAAGGTGCGCGCGGGTGGCGTTGCTCTCGGGTCGGCGCTACGAGACGTTCGAGACGGCCGCGGCCTGGCAGGGGTTCGCCAGCCGGTGGCGGGAGATGCTGCTGCGGATGCGGCCCGAGTTCGAGCGGCACCGCTTCCATGTCGGCATCGAGAACCACAAGGACTGGCTGGCGCCGGAACTGGTGTCGCTGCTGCGCGCGATCGACAGCCCGTACGTCGGCGCCTGCGTGGACTTCGGCAACAACCTCGCCCTGCTCGAGGACCCTGATGACACGATCGCGCAGCTGGCGCCCTTCGCCGTGACGACACACGTCAAGGACATGGCCGTGCGCGTGACGCGCGAGGGCTTCGAGCTGTCGGAGGTCCCGCTGGGGCAGGGGCTCCTGCCGCTCGCGCGCTATGTCGGGATGATTGGCAAGGCTCGGCCGGACGCCCGCTTCTGCCTCGAGATGATGACGCGCGACCCGCTGGTCGTGCCCTTCCGCACCGACCGCTACTGGGCCCCGTTCGAGGCCGCATCGCGCGCGCCGGCGCGGCTGCGGGCGTTCGAGGACCGCGTCCTGGCGCGGGCGACGCGCGACCTGCCGCGCGTGACCGGCCTCGCGCCGGAGCGGCAGCTTGCGCTGGAGGTGGACAACGTAGCAGCCTGTGTCGCGCACGCACGCGACGTGCTGCACCTGGAGGCCCCTGACGCATGA
- a CDS encoding SDR family NAD(P)-dependent oxidoreductase, protein MSEHPPHALDLFKLDGRSALVTGGARGLGRVMAEALAEAGADVCLTSRSAASAAEAAAQMAAATGRRVVGVEGEVSTADGVQRLATAVRDAFGHVDILVNNAGVNIRGNAGDLSEADWDTVLDTNLKGPFLVARAFGPAMCERGWGRVIMLSSMLATIALPGRAPYASSKAGINGLTRVLALEWASAGVTVNAICPGPFGTEMNRQLMNDPEKYQAFIQKLPVGRWGHLYEIKGSVLFLASDASSFMTGASLALDGGWTAQ, encoded by the coding sequence ATGAGCGAGCATCCGCCGCACGCCCTCGACTTGTTCAAGCTGGACGGCCGTTCCGCGCTGGTGACCGGCGGCGCGCGCGGACTCGGGCGCGTGATGGCCGAGGCGCTGGCCGAGGCCGGCGCCGACGTCTGCCTCACGAGCCGCTCGGCGGCGTCGGCAGCCGAGGCGGCCGCGCAGATGGCTGCCGCGACCGGACGGCGCGTGGTCGGCGTCGAGGGCGAGGTCTCGACCGCCGACGGCGTGCAGCGCCTGGCAACGGCCGTGCGCGACGCGTTCGGGCACGTGGACATCCTGGTGAACAACGCGGGCGTGAACATCCGCGGCAACGCGGGCGACCTGTCGGAGGCCGACTGGGACACGGTGCTCGACACGAACCTCAAGGGCCCGTTCCTGGTCGCCCGCGCCTTCGGGCCGGCGATGTGCGAGCGCGGCTGGGGCCGCGTGATCATGCTGTCGTCGATGCTGGCGACGATCGCGCTGCCGGGGCGCGCGCCCTACGCCTCGTCGAAGGCCGGCATCAACGGGCTCACGCGCGTGCTCGCCCTCGAGTGGGCGAGCGCCGGCGTGACAGTGAACGCGATCTGTCCCGGGCCGTTCGGCACGGAGATGAACCGGCAGCTGATGAACGACCCCGAGAAGTACCAGGCCTTCATCCAGAAGCTGCCGGTCGGGCGCTGGGGACACCTGTACGAGATCAAGGGCAGCGTGCTGTTCCTCGCCTCGGACGCCTCGTCGTTCATGACCGGTGCGTCGCTCGCGCTCGACGGCGGCTGGACGGCGCAGTAG